In the Halorubrum ruber genome, CCCGGTCGCGGGGAGTCGGCCGCCGCGGACCGCGCTCGTGGTCTGGGAGTCGAATCCACCTATCGGGGGAGCGATGGGAGACTTTTCGGGCCGCGACTCGGCGGTGCTTTTATTTCGCTTCGACTGTTCTCGTAGATACGGACAGAGACACACAATGACACTCGACACTCCCACCACCGACCCAACGGTCGTCGTTTCGGCGCCGGAGCGCAGACGCGTGGTCGCCGGCCTCGCCGACGGCACCGTCGAGACGGTCGCGGATCTGCGCGTTCGCGGGCGGGCCGACGAGATCGCCGCCGAGCTCCGCGAGACGCACCTGCCGGCCTTAGAGGAGGCCGGCTACATCGAGTGGGACCGCGAGGCCGGCACCATCGAGCCCGGCCCCAACTTCGAGGAGGCCGCGGGCCACGTCGACGACCTCCCGATGCCGGACGCGGAGCCCTCCGACGACTGACCGGCGCGGTCGACTGACCGTCGCGGCCGGCCGAGCGCGCGGTGGCTCGGGGGCCGATCATCGCGGTCGGCCGAGCGCGCGGCGGCTCGGGGCCGATCATCGCGGACGCGGCCCGGGACGTTTATCCCCGGGCGCGGGCGACACCCGACAGCCATGGCCGAGCCGATCCTGAAGTGGGCCGGCGGGAAGCGGCAGCTGCTCGACGAGCTGTACGCCCGGTTCCCGTCGGAGTTCGGCCGCTACCACGAGCCGTTCGTCGGCGGCGGCGCCGTCTTCTTCGACCTCGAACCGTCGCGCGCGACGGTCAACGACGCGAACCCGCGGCTCGTGAACTTCTACGAGCAGGTCCGCGACCGCCCCGACGAGCTGCTCTCGCGGCTGGCCGAGTTCGACGACCCCGAGAGCGACCCCGACCCCGAGCTCCCGTACGCCGAGGAGACCGCGCGCGGCAGGGAGGTGGACGCCTACTACTACCAGCAGCGCGCGCGGTTCAACCGCCGGCCGTACGAGGGAGAGTTCGACCCCATAGAGGAGGCCGCGCTCCTCTTGTACCTCAACCGCACCTGCTACAACGGGCTCTACCGCGAGAACGCGGACGGCGGGTTCAACGTCCCGATCGGCCGGTACGCCGACCCCGACTGGGTCCAGCGCGACCGGGTCCGCCGCGCGAGCGATCTGCTCGCCGACGCCGAGATCCGACAGGGGGACTTCGCGTACGTCCTCGACGCCGCCGAGCCCGGCGACCTCGTCTACTTCGACCCGCCCTACGAGCCGATGAGCGCGACCGCGAACTTCAACGAGTACAGCGCCTCCGGGTTCGACCGCGAGGACCAGCGCCGCCTGCTCGACGTCGCCGGCGAGCTCGACGACTCTGGGGTGTGGGTCGTCCTCTCGAACAGCGGCGTGATGTACGACGCGTACGCCGACGCGGGGTTCCGCGTCGACCGCGAGGACGCGACCCGCGCGATCAACAGCGACGCCGACAACCGCGACGCGGTCGACGAGATCGTCGCGACGAACGTCCCGCCCGCGGAGCGCCGGGAGGCCGGCCAGCGGGAACTCCCCGACTTCTGAGCCCGCGGATTCGTTGAAATGCTCAGGATTCGATATCTCTCGCGCTCGATCGCTCACTATAGGGGTAGCGACGAGCGATAGCGGGAGTATGTGTCGCAGATCGGTAACAGCGATGTAGTATTTAAACAACCGTGAGCGACGGCGACGAACGCTTATAAATGGCAGGCGGTTCGGTGGCGCGTGCCGACGAGCGCCCGGAGGGCGCGAGTCGCACGCGCGAGGGACGCCGCGAACGCCCGGAGGGCGTGAGCGGCGAGGTTGGGGAGGCGTGAGGCTGCGGTGCTGAGCGGTGCGGGGCGGGACTCAAAGGGGCAGTCGCGAGGGCGAAGCACGCCGCAGCAAGCACCGCAGCGAGGGAGCGACAGTGACCGAGCGAGGAGCGTGGTTCGAGACGCCGGAGGCGTCTCGTCATCACGAAAGGCGCAAAGCGCCTTTCGAACGACAGCAAGGCGCGCGAGCCCTCGCGACTGGGGCTTTGGAGGTCGCCATCCCAGCAGCGGTGATCACTTATAAAAAGCCGACAACAACACCACAACTCTCCTTATAAATGGCCTCACTCACGATATACTACACCTACTCCCGCAACCGATCAAAAAACACCCTCCAGCGACCGGCCGTTTCAGGCGAGAATTCGTCTGAAAAACGGATTCAACCGGATCGACAGGACGGAATCGCGCGGATCGAGGTACCGCGTCGACCCCGGAGCCGCGCGGTCACCCGACCACGCCGTTGGGGCGGGCTTTTTGACCTCCCCCGCCGACGGGTCGGGTATGACCGATCTCGACATCGACCTCGTCCTCGTGCCCGTCGACGGCAGCGAGGAGTCGCACGAGGCGGTCGATTACGCCATCGCGCTCGCGAGCGAGTACGGCGCGAGCGTCCACGCGCTGTACGTCCTCGACGAGGAGGTCGTCCGCGCCATCGACCACGGCGTGGTCGACGAGAGCGAGGTGGCCGACGACTCCGAGGCGTTCACCGACTCCGTCGCGCGCCGCGCGGAGGCCGCCGGAGTCCCCCACAGCAACTCCATCGCCTACGGCTTCTCCACGTCGGTGAAGACCGTCCACCCCGGGAGCGTCGTCCTCGACACCGCCGAGGAGCTGGAGTCCGACTTCATCGTCGTCCCGCGCGAGCCGGTCTCCGGCGACCCCGGCGAGGTGCTGGGGAAGGCCGCGGAGTACGTCCTCCTGTACGCGAGCCAGCCCGTCCTGTCCGTCTGATGGTCGGCGGCCTCCTCCCGGCGGGCACGACGCTTCCCCCCCTCCCCCACCTCCTCGTCGTCCTGCTCGCGACCGGCGGAGTCGTCGCCGCGCTCCGGCGCCGGCGCCCCTCCGTCACCGCCCGGCGCGTCCTCGCGCTCGCCCCGTGGATGGCGCTCGGCTCCGCGGCTCACGTCCTCTACGTCGTCGACGCGCTCCCGTCCTCGCTCGCGCCGTTCGCCGGCTCGCCGACCGTCTACCTCACGGTCGGGGTGCTCGCGGGCGCGGCGTGGCTCGCCGCCGACGCGTGGCTCGCGGTCGATGCCGACCGTCCGGACCGGATCGCGGCGACGCTCGCCGCCGCCGGCGTCCTTCTCCTCGTCCCGGTCGTCGCCGTCGCCCTCGGGGCCGGGGTCTCACCCGCCGGCGTGCGCTGGTCGGCGGTCGCGTTCGCGCTCACCCTCCCGATCGCGGGCGCCGCCTGGGTCGGACTGACACGTTTCCGACCCGAGGCCGCGGCAACCGGGTCCGTCGGCGCCCTCGCGGTGTTCGGCCACGCGCTCGACGGCGTCTCGACCGCGGTCGGGACGACCCAGCTCGGCTTCGGCGAGCGCACCCCCGTCTCGCGGATCCTGCTCGAAATCGGCGGACTCCCGTCGCTCCCGGTGATCGGCGAGGGGTGGCTGTTCCTCCTCGTGAAGCTCGCCGTCGCGAGCGCAGTCGTGTGGCTGTTCGCGGCGTACATCCGCGAGGAACCGACGGAGGGGTACCTCCTCCTCGGATTCGTCGCCGCGATGGGGCTCGGTCCGGCGGCGCACAACCTGCTGCTGTTCTCCGTGGCGGCGTGAGGGGAGGCCGGAGCGGCGCGCTCCCGGTCGCCTCACAGGACCGCCAGCGCGAACGCGACCGTGACGCCGGCGAGCAGGACGGCCTGGACGAACGCGCTGGCGAGGGCGCCGACGACGGCGTAGGCCGCCTGCCGAGCGGCCTCGCGCGTGTCGCCGTCGTGCTCGTCGAGCGCGGCGAGGAAGACGGTGCCGCCCAGTCCGACGACGAGCCCGATCGGGCCGAGCGGGATCAGGAGGGCGATTCCCACCAGCGTCCCGACGACGACGGTCCGGGTCGACGCGCCGCCGAGCCTCCCGGAGACCATCCCCGACGCGACGTCCGCGGCGGAGGCCAGCAGCGAGACGACGACGAGCGCGACCACCACGGCGAGGCTCGGTTCCGCGAACCCGGTGGTGGACGCGTAGCCGACGACGGTGAGCGCCGCGAGGACGCCGCCCGGCACCAGCGGGACGAACGAGCTGGCCGTCCAGACGACGAGCAGCGCGATCGCCAGTCCGGCCGCGAGAGAGACCATACGGACCGGACGCTACGTGCGCTGAAAACATTTCACCTCGAGCGGCCCGACAGGGGCGGGTCCGTCGACCCCGCTTAGTCCTCTTCTTCGACGACTTCCGGGTCCTCGATGGCCGATTGGAGGGAGTCGAGCCCGTTGACCCACTCGGAGACGAGCCCGTATTCGAGGTCCTCGACGAGCTCGATGTCGAGCGCCTCGCCGTCGATGACGCGCGTGCCGGCCTGAACGACGTAGCCGAGCGCGGCGTCGAGGTCGTCGCCCTCCTCGGCCTCGGCGGCCGCGCGCACGAACTCGCTCACGTCGCCCTCGACGACGCCGCCGACGACGTACTCCTCGGCCGCGTAGAAGACGGGGACGAGCGAGGTCTGGACGCCGTCGATCAGCATCACCTTGTCCTCGTCGTCAAACTCGACGTCGGCGAGGACGATCTCGCGGATGTCGCGGACCTCCTCGACGGCGCGGTCCTCGTCGATGCGGCCGTCGTCGAACGCGGCCAGCACCTTCACCACGGCGATCGCGGCGTCGTCCTGAAGGTTGAGCAGGAGCCGGGCCGAGTCCTCGTTCTCGGGGTCGATCTCCTCTTCGGCCAGCCGGTCGAGCCAGTTCTGCCAGCGTTCGTCGGTATAGAACGTTTCAACGGCGTCGTCGTCGGTCATGTCCCGTACGTCGCCCGGACTACTCAAATGCCTTTCCTATCGATCGCCGCCCGAGACCGTGTCTCACCCGCGTGAATCCCGGAATCAGACCTCTCTCTCCAGCGTCGCCTCGGTGTCGATCCCGTACACCGCGCGGGGGGTTGCGACGTGCGCCCGCCGGACCGCCTCGTCGTGCCCCTCATCCAGCAGCCAGCGCACCCGCCGCGGGACGGTCTTCGGTCCCAGCACCATCCCCGGTCGGTCCGGGTCGTCCACGAAGTCCGTCTCCATCAGGAACGGCTCCCCCGCCTCGGCGGCGCGCTCCAGCCGCTCCTTGTCGCTCATCACGCTCGGCGTGACCCCCGCCAGCTCGCCGGCCGCGTAGTGTTTGACGACCTTCGACGGGTCGAGGCCGACCTCCTCGGCGACCGCGGCGAGGTCGGTCAGGTCCTCCGTGGCCTCCGTGTGGAGCTGGACGGCGCAGTCGACCTCGGCGCCCAGCTCGAACGCGCGGCGCGTGACCGCGTTCGACGCGTCCCAGACCGCGTCGCTCACGTCGTAGTGGGGCCGCCCGGACTTCAGCGCGACCGCGTCCCCGTCGGCGACGTACTCGCTCGCGACCTCGAGGCCGCCGCGCATGAGGTCGCGGGCCTCGTCGGGCGAGAAGTCGCGCTCGTCGACGAGCCGGCTGATCAGGCCGGGGTGGACGCCCAGGACGGGCCACGCGCGACCCGGCAGGGCCTCCGTCGCGGCCGCGACCGTCTCCAGCGTCTCCTCGAAGACGGCCCGGAAGTCGGCCGGCTCGTCCGGCTTGACGCCGAGCAGCCACGAGGGCTTGTTCACCACGAGCAGGTGGGTCCCGCCGAGCCGCGCGAACTCCTCGACCGCCTCGATCCCGCGGCCGTGTCGCGGGTCGAGGTGGAGATGGTTATCCAGCACCGGCGTGCCGAGGTCCTCTGTCATGGGAGGGCGTTCGGCGCCGCGCGATTAGAAGGATCGGTCTCGGGCGGGGGACCGCGTTCGGCGTGGACTCTCTCAATCCGCACGGTTCGCCGCGAACGCCGCGTCGGACCGCGGGACCGTCACGTCGGCGAGACCGGCCTCGATCTCGTCCCGGCGGTCCTCGAACCGCCCGGGCAACACTAAGCGCTCCCCGAGCTCGTCGAGCTGTTCGTCGCTCGCGTACCCGGGGTCGGCGGTGGCGAGTTCGAAGAGGACGCCCGCGAACTCCCGGAAGTAGACCGAGCGGAACCAGTGGCGGTCGATCTGTTCGGTCGGGCGCAGACCCATCGACGCGACGGCGTCGCGCATCGCGGACTGGTCGGCGTCGGTCGGCGTCTGGAACGCGACGTGGTGGACCGTGCCGCGCCCCGAACTGCCCTTCCGGTCCGTCTCGACGACGTCGACGTACTTGCCAACGGTGCCGCTCGCGGCGAAGCGAGTTCGGTCGTTCCCCGTCGCGGCGTCGGCCTCGAACTCGGTCTCGGTCAGCCCCATCGTTTCGAGGAGCCGCTCGGTGCGTTCGGCGTCGTCGAGCCACAGCGTCACGGAGTGGAACCCGCGGATCGCGGCCGACTCGGGGACGAACGCGGTCCACGCCGTTGTCGGGTCGTCGTCGGGGATCTCGACTTCGACCAGCTCGACCGGGAGCCCGTCGGGGTCGCGGAAGGGGAGGACCGTCTCGCCGAATCGCTCCTCGCGGTCGTCGTAGTCGACGCCGCGCTCGTCGAACCGCGCCTCCCAGTAGTCGAGGGTCCCCTCGGGCACGCGGAACGCGGTGCGGGACACCTGCCCGGCGCCGACCTCGCCGTCGGGGAGGTCCGTCCACGGGAAGAACGTCATGCTGGTGCCGGGCGTCCCCTCCGCGTCCCCGTAGAAGAAGTGGTACGTCCCGGGGTCGTCTTGGTTGATCGAGCGCTTCACGAGCCGGAGCCCGAGCGTCTCGACCCAGAAGTCGAGGTTCCGCTGCGGGTCGCCCGCCACGCAGGTGACGTGGTGGATCCCCGGCGTGGCGTTCGGGTCGTCGCCGCCGTT is a window encoding:
- a CDS encoding universal stress protein, whose amino-acid sequence is MTDLDIDLVLVPVDGSEESHEAVDYAIALASEYGASVHALYVLDEEVVRAIDHGVVDESEVADDSEAFTDSVARRAEAAGVPHSNSIAYGFSTSVKTVHPGSVVLDTAEELESDFIVVPREPVSGDPGEVLGKAAEYVLLYASQPVLSV
- a CDS encoding ring-cleaving dioxygenase, translated to MTDESENGGDDPNATPGIHHVTCVAGDPQRNLDFWVETLGLRLVKRSINQDDPGTYHFFYGDAEGTPGTSMTFFPWTDLPDGEVGAGQVSRTAFRVPEGTLDYWEARFDERGVDYDDREERFGETVLPFRDPDGLPVELVEVEIPDDDPTTAWTAFVPESAAIRGFHSVTLWLDDAERTERLLETMGLTETEFEADAATGNDRTRFAASGTVGKYVDVVETDRKGSSGRGTVHHVAFQTPTDADQSAMRDAVASMGLRPTEQIDRHWFRSVYFREFAGVLFELATADPGYASDEQLDELGERLVLPGRFEDRRDEIEAGLADVTVPRSDAAFAANRAD
- a CDS encoding DUF63 family protein, with translation MVGGLLPAGTTLPPLPHLLVVLLATGGVVAALRRRRPSVTARRVLALAPWMALGSAAHVLYVVDALPSSLAPFAGSPTVYLTVGVLAGAAWLAADAWLAVDADRPDRIAATLAAAGVLLLVPVVAVALGAGVSPAGVRWSAVAFALTLPIAGAAWVGLTRFRPEAAATGSVGALAVFGHALDGVSTAVGTTQLGFGERTPVSRILLEIGGLPSLPVIGEGWLFLLVKLAVASAVVWLFAAYIREEPTEGYLLLGFVAAMGLGPAAHNLLLFSVAA
- a CDS encoding DNA adenine methylase, with protein sequence MAEPILKWAGGKRQLLDELYARFPSEFGRYHEPFVGGGAVFFDLEPSRATVNDANPRLVNFYEQVRDRPDELLSRLAEFDDPESDPDPELPYAEETARGREVDAYYYQQRARFNRRPYEGEFDPIEEAALLLYLNRTCYNGLYRENADGGFNVPIGRYADPDWVQRDRVRRASDLLADAEIRQGDFAYVLDAAEPGDLVYFDPPYEPMSATANFNEYSASGFDREDQRRLLDVAGELDDSGVWVVLSNSGVMYDAYADAGFRVDREDATRAINSDADNRDAVDEIVATNVPPAERREAGQRELPDF
- a CDS encoding TatD family hydrolase, translated to MTEDLGTPVLDNHLHLDPRHGRGIEAVEEFARLGGTHLLVVNKPSWLLGVKPDEPADFRAVFEETLETVAAATEALPGRAWPVLGVHPGLISRLVDERDFSPDEARDLMRGGLEVASEYVADGDAVALKSGRPHYDVSDAVWDASNAVTRRAFELGAEVDCAVQLHTEATEDLTDLAAVAEEVGLDPSKVVKHYAAGELAGVTPSVMSDKERLERAAEAGEPFLMETDFVDDPDRPGMVLGPKTVPRRVRWLLDEGHDEAVRRAHVATPRAVYGIDTEATLEREV
- a CDS encoding DUF7344 domain-containing protein, with protein sequence MTLDTPTTDPTVVVSAPERRRVVAGLADGTVETVADLRVRGRADEIAAELRETHLPALEEAGYIEWDREAGTIEPGPNFEEAAGHVDDLPMPDAEPSDD
- a CDS encoding DUF456 domain-containing protein, yielding MVSLAAGLAIALLVVWTASSFVPLVPGGVLAALTVVGYASTTGFAEPSLAVVVALVVVSLLASAADVASGMVSGRLGGASTRTVVVGTLVGIALLIPLGPIGLVVGLGGTVFLAALDEHDGDTREAARQAAYAVVGALASAFVQAVLLAGVTVAFALAVL
- a CDS encoding DUF2150 family protein codes for the protein MTDDDAVETFYTDERWQNWLDRLAEEEIDPENEDSARLLLNLQDDAAIAVVKVLAAFDDGRIDEDRAVEEVRDIREIVLADVEFDDEDKVMLIDGVQTSLVPVFYAAEEYVVGGVVEGDVSEFVRAAAEAEEGDDLDAALGYVVQAGTRVIDGEALDIELVEDLEYGLVSEWVNGLDSLQSAIEDPEVVEEED